In Deltaproteobacteria bacterium, the genomic stretch TCGAGGAGCTTGTGACCGAGCTCGATAAGGAAAGCTTCGAAGGCGTTGACATCGGGCTCTTTTCGCCCGGCGCGAGCGTAAGCGCGAAGTATGCGCCAAAGGCGGCGAAGGCGGGCTGCATAGTGATAGACAATACCAGCCAGTTCAGGATGGACCCCGATGTGCCGCTCGTGGTGCCTGAGGTCAATCCCGAGGACATAGGCCTCTACACGAAAAAGAACATCATAGCAAACCCCAATTGCTCGACCATACAGATGGTCGTCGCGTTGAAGCCCATACATGACAAGTACCGGATAAAGAGGATAGTCGTCTCCACATACCAGTCGGTCTCCGGAGCCGGCAAGGAGGCCATGGAGGAGCTATCGACCCAGGTGAAGGAGCTCTTCAACATGAGGGAGCCGAGCGTAAACGTCTTCCCCCACAGGATAGCCTTCAATTGCCTTCCCCAGATAGATTCCTTTCTCGATAACGGCTACACCAAAGAAGAGATGAAGATGGTGAACGAGACGAGGAAGATATTCGGGGACGACTCGGTCAGGGTGACGGCAACGACCGTAAGGGTCCCTGTCTTCGTCGGCCACTCCGAATCCGTGAACGTCGAGACCGAAAAACCCATTGACCCGAAGGACGTAAAAAAGCTCCTTTCAAAGTCTCCCGGCATTACGGTCGTAGACGAGCCTGGCGAGGGGGCCTATCCGATGCCTTCGGACGCAGCAGGCACGGACGACGTCTATGTGGGGAGGATACGGAGGGACGACACCGTCCCGAACGGCCTCAACATGTGGATAGTCGCGGACAACCTCCGGAAGGGCGCGGCCCTGAACGCCGTCCAGATAGCCGAAGCGCTCATAAAGGACTATATCTGACGGGGTTCGCCTCTGTCCGACGGTCCATGCCATGAGGAACATAAGGCTCGTTATAGAATACGAAGGCACCTCCTATGCGGGCTGGCAGGTTCAGGAAGGGCTCCCCACCTTACAGGGCTCGCTTGTCGAAGCGGCAAGAAAGCTCACGCAAAAAGAGGCGGTCATAACCGGGGCCTCCCGGACGGATGCCGGGGTGCACGCCCTCGGCCAGGTAGCGAGCCTCAAGACGGAATCCGACATACCGTGCTGGAATATCATGCAGGGCATGAACGCCTTCCTCCCGAAGGACATAGTAATAAAGGAGGCGTCCGATGCTGCCCCTGAGTTCGATCCCAGGAGGGACTCCAAAGGCAAGACCTACGTATACAGGATAATCAACAGGGACCACCCCTCGGCCCTTCTCGGTAACTTCACCTGGCATATCTTCAATCACCTTGACCTGGACGCAATGCGGCAGGCGGCCTCTCACCTCATAGGCGAGAAGGACTTCTCGTCTTTCAGGGCCGCCGGATGCGAGGCGCTCCATCCACGAAGGGAGGTCACCGCCATAGAGATCGAGAAAAAGGAAGGCGGGCTCGTGGAAATAGAGGTAAGGGGCACGGCCTTTCTCCGGCACATGGTCCGCATCATCGCAGGCACTCTCGCTGCCGTTGGCAAAGGAAAGCTCTCTCCCGAAGATATCCCCCGCATTCTCGATGCCAGGAATAGGACAATGGCAAGCCAGACCGCGCCTGCCAGGGGGCTCGTGCTCGTTAAGGTGGAATATTGAATCAAAAATGCGCGTAGCAACACCTGCTCGGTCTTGTTTTTTCAAACACCCCGGGCGTAAGGCGGAGCGAACATAGGGTTGGGGGAGGGGCGGGCGAGGCGGGGCAG encodes the following:
- the truA gene encoding tRNA pseudouridine(38-40) synthase TruA, with translation MRNIRLVIEYEGTSYAGWQVQEGLPTLQGSLVEAARKLTQKEAVITGASRTDAGVHALGQVASLKTESDIPCWNIMQGMNAFLPKDIVIKEASDAAPEFDPRRDSKGKTYVYRIINRDHPSALLGNFTWHIFNHLDLDAMRQAASHLIGEKDFSSFRAAGCEALHPRREVTAIEIEKKEGGLVEIEVRGTAFLRHMVRIIAGTLAAVGKGKLSPEDIPRILDARNRTMASQTAPARGLVLVKVEY
- a CDS encoding aspartate-semialdehyde dehydrogenase, which encodes MKKKKYNVAIAGATGVVGKEFLKILEERAFPVGELKLLASERSAGARVEFKGVEELVTELDKESFEGVDIGLFSPGASVSAKYAPKAAKAGCIVIDNTSQFRMDPDVPLVVPEVNPEDIGLYTKKNIIANPNCSTIQMVVALKPIHDKYRIKRIVVSTYQSVSGAGKEAMEELSTQVKELFNMREPSVNVFPHRIAFNCLPQIDSFLDNGYTKEEMKMVNETRKIFGDDSVRVTATTVRVPVFVGHSESVNVETEKPIDPKDVKKLLSKSPGITVVDEPGEGAYPMPSDAAGTDDVYVGRIRRDDTVPNGLNMWIVADNLRKGAALNAVQIAEALIKDYI